From the Patescibacteria group bacterium genome, one window contains:
- a CDS encoding SIMPL domain-containing protein (The SIMPL domain is named for its presence in mouse protein SIMPL (signalling molecule that associates with mouse pelle-like kinase). Bacterial member BP26, from Brucella, was shown to assemble into a channel-like structure, while YggE from E. coli has been associated with resistance to oxidative stress.): MIESRFKNILFIALSLFLFTLMALGTAFFFHLINYSFSGAPAVINVSGQGKVIYQPDLAEINISVITKGGAPDQVQRENDGKVRAIVDYLKEKGVKEEDIKTRYYNLYPEYEQLTPDSPYGGVNPLEIIGYSLNQGLGFKVREIGLAGEILAGLTDKGANNIENISFGLSDEKTEELRSQAKQQAIEKAQAEFQKMKSQFGFKKFRLTGINDLSSYPGAYLEKSALGLGGDSLPASPIQPGTGEVIVNVNLTYKVK, translated from the coding sequence ATGATAGAAAGCCGTTTTAAAAACATTTTGTTCATTGCTTTGTCGTTGTTTTTATTTACCCTGATGGCTTTGGGAACCGCTTTCTTTTTCCATTTAATTAATTATTCTTTTTCCGGCGCGCCGGCAGTAATCAATGTTTCTGGGCAAGGCAAAGTGATTTATCAGCCGGATTTGGCGGAAATAAATATCTCGGTGATTACTAAAGGCGGGGCGCCGGATCAAGTTCAGCGGGAAAATGACGGAAAAGTCCGGGCGATAGTTGATTATCTAAAAGAAAAAGGCGTTAAGGAAGAAGATATTAAAACCAGGTATTATAATCTTTATCCTGAATATGAGCAGCTGACTCCGGACAGCCCCTATGGCGGGGTTAACCCCTTGGAGATTATTGGCTATTCTTTAAATCAAGGGCTGGGCTTTAAAGTTAGAGAGATTGGTTTGGCAGGCGAGATCTTGGCCGGCCTGACTGACAAAGGGGCTAATAACATTGAGAATATCTCTTTTGGTTTGAGCGATGAAAAGACTGAAGAATTAAGATCACAAGCTAAACAGCAAGCAATTGAAAAAGCCCAAGCAGAGTTTCAAAAAATGAAATCTCAATTTGGCTTTAAAAAGTTTCGCTTAACCGGCATTAATGATTTATCTTCTTATCCCGGGGCTTATTTAGAGAAATCCGCTTTGGGTCTGGGCGGGGATTCCCTGCCGGCTTCACCGATTCAACCCGGTACCGGCGAGGTCATTGTTAATGTAAACCTGACCTATAAAGTTAAGTGA
- a CDS encoding phosphoglycerate kinase, giving the protein MPKKTYFKNKRVLIRADFNVEIESNRVVDDFKIVRALKTIKYVNSQSRYVLLVSHLGNPKEGGRLDSLAPVAKYLSKLLNKKVYFVFDRLEQLEQSLSGLPKGSVVLLENIRFYSGEYSESGYVNSVSFSKKLASLADCYINEAFGESHRKVSSLVGITKYLPSFAGFNLVEEIKNLDRIKKGFKKPLVIILGGSKLKTKLPLIKSFIKQADQILLGGALANTFLRSLGLEIGRSVFEKDFLKQASRLAELKQVYLPIDFAIAKSKNSKKFRLTDNQLPATDYLLDLGPETIRQYQKIIKSAGMILWNGPMGYYENPVFSLGTKEIAKAIFANKKAFKVIGGGDTAAFLRKAEFPISNSQFLNTFISTGGGAMLEYLAGKKLPGIETLNY; this is encoded by the coding sequence TTGCCTAAAAAAACTTATTTTAAAAATAAGCGAGTTTTAATTCGGGCTGATTTTAACGTCGAGATTGAAAGCAATCGGGTGGTTGATGATTTCAAGATTGTCCGGGCTTTGAAAACAATCAAATATGTTAATTCTCAATCTCGGTATGTTTTGTTGGTCAGTCACTTGGGCAATCCTAAAGAAGGCGGCCGACTCGACTCTTTAGCGCCGGTAGCAAAGTATTTGTCAAAACTTTTGAATAAAAAAGTTTATTTTGTTTTTGACCGGCTTGAGCAGTTGGAACAAAGTTTGTCCGGCTTGCCCAAGGGGTCAGTGGTTTTATTGGAAAATATCCGATTTTATTCTGGCGAATATTCAGAATCCGGTTATGTTAATTCAGTTTCTTTTTCTAAAAAATTAGCTAGTTTGGCTGATTGTTATATTAACGAGGCATTTGGCGAGTCGCACCGAAAAGTTTCTTCTCTTGTTGGGATTACCAAATATCTGCCCAGTTTTGCCGGATTTAATTTAGTTGAAGAGATAAAAAATCTGGACCGGATAAAAAAAGGCTTTAAAAAACCTTTGGTAATTATTTTAGGCGGCTCAAAGCTGAAAACAAAACTGCCATTGATAAAAAGTTTTATTAAGCAAGCTGACCAGATTCTTCTTGGCGGCGCCTTGGCAAATACCTTTCTAAGATCTTTGGGATTAGAAATTGGCCGGTCTGTTTTTGAAAAAGATTTTTTAAAACAGGCAAGCCGGTTAGCTGAATTAAAGCAGGTTTATCTGCCGATTGATTTTGCCATTGCTAAATCTAAGAACAGCAAAAAATTTCGCCTTACTGATAATCAATTACCGGCCACTGATTATCTTTTAGATCTCGGACCAGAAACAATCCGGCAATATCAAAAAATAATTAAAAGCGCCGGCATGATTCTTTGGAACGGACCAATGGGCTATTATGAGAACCCGGTTTTTTCTTTGGGGACAAAAGAGATAGCCAAAGCGATTTTTGCTAACAAAAAAGCTTTTAAGGTGATTGGCGGTGGTGATACTGCCGCTTTCTTAAGAAAAGCGGAATTTCCAATTTCTAATTCTCAATTCCTAAATACTTTTATTAGTACTGGCGGGGGAGCGATGCTGGAGTATTTAGCCGGAAAGAAATTGCCTGGAATTGAAACGTTGAATTATTAA
- a CDS encoding ribonuclease HI family protein — protein sequence MGQIIIYTDGGSRNNPGPAGIGVVADLSGLTANLRGNKNKEYQWSQYIGKATNNQAEYQAIIFALKKTKALLGKTKAKKVKILLKTDSQLIASQLEGKYKLKEKEFFPYFIEIWNLKQDFGEVKFEAVPREKNKLADKLVNLALDKELNQEKLF from the coding sequence ATGGGTCAAATAATTATTTATACAGACGGCGGGTCGCGGAATAACCCGGGGCCGGCAGGAATTGGCGTGGTAGCGGATTTGAGCGGGTTAACCGCGAACCTGCGCGGCAATAAAAACAAAGAATACCAGTGGAGCCAATATATTGGTAAAGCGACAAATAATCAGGCTGAATACCAAGCGATTATCTTTGCTTTGAAGAAAACTAAGGCTTTGCTCGGCAAAACCAAAGCAAAAAAAGTCAAAATTTTACTGAAAACAGACAGCCAATTAATTGCCAGCCAGCTGGAAGGAAAATACAAATTAAAAGAAAAAGAGTTTTTCCCGTATTTTATTGAGATCTGGAACCTGAAACAAGATTTTGGCGAAGTGAAATTCGAAGCTGTGCCGCGGGAGAAAAACAAATTAGCCGATAAATTGGTTAATTTAGCTTTGGATAAAGAACTGAATCAGGAAAAATTGTTTTGA
- the rpsB gene encoding 30S ribosomal protein S2, with the protein MERNDLIKEFVARGLHLGGRRSFIHPKMKKFVFTFKNDLALIDLEKAAELWEKTFEELKNLILQGKTILFVGTQPAAGPVLKKYGEELNLPYITGRWLGGTITNFQTLKKRLDYLAELEAKLNSQEVDTYTKKERGLMKKESEEIRGKFEGLVKLKFLPDALFVFCGKKHRTALKEAQRKGVKIFGLLGLEDDPDQANQFIPLNDNTRIGIEFVMEQIKQIYQEQQKAAKKSSEEPKEKTIETDAGEKPTKTAE; encoded by the coding sequence ATGGAAAGAAACGATTTAATCAAAGAATTTGTTGCCAGGGGCCTGCATCTGGGCGGCCGGCGGTCTTTTATTCATCCAAAGATGAAAAAGTTCGTTTTTACTTTTAAAAATGATTTAGCTTTAATAGATTTAGAAAAAGCAGCTGAACTTTGGGAAAAGACTTTTGAAGAGTTAAAAAATCTAATTTTGCAAGGCAAAACGATTCTTTTTGTCGGCACTCAGCCGGCGGCTGGGCCGGTTTTGAAAAAATACGGAGAAGAGCTGAATCTGCCTTATATTACCGGCCGCTGGCTGGGCGGAACAATTACTAATTTTCAAACTCTTAAAAAAAGACTGGATTATTTGGCAGAGCTTGAAGCAAAATTAAACTCCCAGGAGGTTGATACTTATACAAAAAAAGAGCGGGGTTTAATGAAAAAAGAAAGTGAAGAGATAAGGGGAAAGTTTGAGGGATTGGTTAAGCTCAAGTTTCTTCCTGACGCCCTATTTGTTTTTTGCGGCAAAAAGCATCGGACTGCCTTAAAAGAAGCCCAAAGAAAAGGGGTGAAAATTTTTGGGCTTTTGGGTTTAGAAGATGACCCGGATCAGGCGAATCAATTTATCCCTTTAAATGATAACACTAGGATCGGGATTGAGTTTGTGATGGAGCAGATAAAGCAAATTTACCAGGAACAGCAAAAGGCAGCTAAAAAATCTTCTGAAGAGCCAAAGGAGAAAACAATTGAAACTGACGCGGGGGAAAAACCAACAAAAACCGCAGAATGA
- a CDS encoding translation elongation factor Ts codes for MYSPSIEQIKELRQATLAPMMKCKEALVASAGDFEKAVAWLNEKGAIKAAAKSERSVGAGLINAYIHNGGQVGVLLDLRCETDFVARNQEFKDLAHEICLQIAAASPRWVSSETVPEDEIKEKKQAWLKEAEALGKPKEVAEKIVQGKLDSFYKETCLLNQPHFKNEEETINDLIVKTVAKLGENIKVGKFVRFEI; via the coding sequence ATGTATTCGCCTTCAATTGAACAGATAAAAGAATTAAGACAGGCGACTTTGGCGCCGATGATGAAGTGCAAAGAAGCTTTGGTTGCTTCAGCCGGAGATTTTGAAAAAGCAGTTGCTTGGCTGAATGAAAAGGGAGCGATTAAGGCCGCAGCTAAATCAGAGCGTTCTGTTGGCGCCGGATTGATCAATGCTTATATCCACAATGGCGGCCAAGTTGGCGTTCTTTTAGACTTGCGCTGTGAAACTGATTTTGTTGCCAGAAACCAGGAGTTTAAAGACCTGGCCCATGAAATTTGCCTTCAGATTGCCGCGGCTTCGCCCAGATGGGTTTCATCGGAAACCGTTCCCGAAGACGAGATTAAAGAGAAAAAGCAAGCTTGGCTAAAAGAGGCTGAAGCTTTGGGCAAGCCCAAAGAAGTAGCGGAGAAAATTGTCCAAGGAAAACTGGATAGTTTTTACAAAGAAACCTGCCTTTTAAACCAGCCCCATTTTAAAAACGAGGAAGAAACAATTAATGACTTGATTGTCAAAACAGTGGCCAAATTGGGCGAGAACATAAAGGTAGGGAAATTTGTCCGTTTTGAAATATGA